TCGGAGACAGAATCAAGCCGAATACTACTTTGGTACAGATTGGTAACAGCGATGGAAAGCCCATCGACTCAGTCAAACTCTCTAAGATATTCAAGGTATCAAAAAATTCAGTCTGGGGGACTGATGACGAAAGCTTCGCCAATTCCCGCAGCCAACTTCGACAATTAGCTTTCGAAGCGATTCAAGAAGGGAACGAACCCCGATTTAAATCGGTTTGTGAAATATACGAGGAATTAGTGAAAACATATTACGAGGATGCCAGTGAAGAAGGGGACTGGAATTGGTCATTAAGTATAGATCCAATTGGTCCTCTTTATAATGATCTACAGGAAATCCATGACCAAACAATTGAATTAGAAAAACCCGACTTTCGAACAGTTGTCATTGATACAATCGCGGCGACCGGTTTTAGGTGGAGGGAAGCTCGTCTGTATTCTCCTGTGAGTAATGCGCTAACACGACTGCGTTCTTGTTACGTTCGCTCACCTAGCGAAATCCCTCACTTGGAGTACCCTCTCTTATCCTTCCGCGAAATATTACTTGGGACGGATGTTACTAACGCAGATTCGCTTACGGAGTTTAAACATCTTTATCGGTACAATCAGAGATCACTTGAGGAACTGGAATGGCTCCTGAAGAATTCGCTAGAAAAAGAAACAATATTAGGATTCAAGCGTTGTTGGAATTTGACTAAAGAATATTATTCTTCTGAGAGGGAGTCTGCCATTAGGAATGAAATCAACCGGATCAGGAGCAATGAAGACTCAGAGCAGGAGGATCCATCAGACAGTGTTCGAATTGACGTTCTAGAGGCTATCGAAGAACAATTTCCACAAGCGATTATCGATAGGCAACGGGTGCTGTTTACTGCAGCGTCTGCTCTTTTCCACTATTATACAGAAAGCAATCTCTCAGAGGACACACTCAATCATATAAGAGATAATGCCGTGATGGAGTATTTTGATTCAGTTGAGGTTGTAGTCGAAGGTTATAGCGCAATCTTTTCTGGGCCGAATGACCCGCTCAAATTAGAACGGTGGGGAGATATGTTCGGTCCCGACGATTTTGGCGGTGCGAAAGCAGTTCAAATGACAGTGGGAGACTGGATTTTAGATGGATACTGCTTACTCCTATTGGCAAATATCAAAGATGGCTGGGTAAAGGACAGTGGGAACTTACCTTCTGAGAATCCAATTCCAGCAGAAGGTCCTATCGTCCAGCGTGAGGAGGAGATTATAAACCGGCTGGAAGAGATTCCCGAGCAATATGACCTAGATGGGCTGTTTGAGGGAATGGATAATGTAAATGAGCGAATATTACTGGCACGTGCATTTCATGAACTAGCTGCAGAACAGGCTGAAGATGAAGAAAGGCAACGTATCGCCGATTCGAATCTATGTCAACAACACCTGAATACGTATAAATCCCAATTCAGAAATGGATTTGAAAACCGAGTATCTCTTCGGAGAGCGTGTATCGAAGCGGGAATAATTGAGGGAGCGAATTCTATTGGAGATGATTCTCAAATACGAATAATTCAGTGGAAAAATATTCTTTCAAAACAACCATTCGTTGATGGATTCGGCCAAATTCGGCAAGATAATGCCACACGAGATGGAACACATTTCGCCGAAAAAGTTCGCACACCTTTGGTTACAGCTCTCCGACCAACGTTTGATGAAGTTGACCTTGGAAGTGTTGAAGAAGTACTAACAGAAATTGAGTATCAAATTAGAAATAACGATGATATTATAGCAGTCGTCCTCGGTGATCTCGATATCGAGGGGGAACTTTGGCAACGAGACACGTTTGAAGGAGCTAGGGAAGGTGCAGTTGGGTACCTACTTGACATCCCAGTATATCGCGATTCATACGAGGAATTTGATGCCGCAATCATATCATCAGCAGAAACTCCTACGCTCTATGAACAATACGAAGACGATGGCGAAATACCGATTATTCACGTTCAGGAGATCGATCCAGCCACAGTCGCAGATCAAGCGAGTTTGAACCCTGAGCAAAGAGTTCTGTTAGAAGTAGATTACAGATACAAAGTCGAAGCAGAAACTCAAAATGGAATATTGTACCATCTCCGGTCATCTGAGAACGCAGAATAGCAATATAACTTGAAGCCCGATATTCGATTATATCATATGAATAGTAATTATGGGCTATTTCGCTGCTAGCGCCTCAAGGTTTAAATGTTATCTAAGTATTCCCTCCGCTGTTCCATCTTCTCACGTTCTGTGCGTCGGTCGTAGTGCTGTTCGATCACTCGTTGGCTGACGTTTGCCCGATCACTAACCACCTTGTCGGGCATTTCGCTGTTAAGCGGGTGCGTGATGCTTCCGCGGCGAATTGCGTGTGGACTTACGCTTGATGGGCAGCGGTAGGCAGTGTCGCGTTCTAGTGCCGAACACTCACCGATTTCTCGGTCGTGCGGGCACTCGGCGCTGTGGGTACAGGGTCGGGTCCATCGATAGACGTACTCTCGAAGCGTTGTCTTGCTCGTACGGCCCTCCCGCGACGCGAGTAGCGGCTCTCGTCCGTACTCGTCAGTGACTGATGGTCGTCTCTCGGCTAGCCAGTCGTCGAGTACGTCGCAGAGTTGATCTGAAAGCGCAACCATTCGCTCGCCCTTCCCCTGATTCTTAATCGGCGTCCCTGATTCTGGGCGATGACGAACCTTCACGCACTGATCGTCTGGATCATAGTCATCAACGTCAAGGGCATGCACGCCGCCGACACGCATCATCGTGTGCCACATAAGTGCGATTGCGACGTGCTCAATGCTGGCGTACTCGTACTTCTCCAAGTGTGCGAGTATTTCCGAAGCGCGGTCGCTTTCCAGCATCACGTCTCGGGAGTTCTCGTCAGGGATGATCGACGGAGACAGTACCTTCTGGCTGAGATATTGTTCTACGCCGTCGATGGACTCTAGCCACCTGATGAATACGCGGAGCGTGTCCATCTGAGTTTTCTCACTGGCCTTGTTGAGGTTGCCGTCATCCCGCCGCCAGAGCCGATACCGATGGAGCTGGCGACCGTTGAGCGTGTTGAGGTTCTCGATATCCTCAACCTCGTTGTACCAGCGGACGAAGTGACCGAGTCGGTACTTGTGACCCTTGAGCGAGGCATCCGAGAGTTCGTTCTCCTTGTCTGCGAGGTACAGTTCGAGTGCGGTTCCTGCGTCGATTGGTTCGAGACTCATAGTTAGTCTTCTCTGGTCAAGCGAACCCCAGAGTCCCGGTTACTGCCCGACCCGAACCAACGGCTACAACGCCCGAAATCGCCAAAAGGAAGGATTGTCACGCCGCGTGACCAAGGCCTGCAGATTTGATCACGATTCGGGTTAGTAGAGTATCAACGAAATTTCTGCTCCTCCAATTAAATTTTAAAGCGGATTGAAATCAGTAACGGTGTTCATTAGTGAATCTTCGTTAACAACATGGCGCTGAATACATCCTCTGTATTCAGCACGGTCGCTGTAATCTATCACCGCTTGAGGGTTTCACCAAGACCGCTCCAGAAAGGTGGCACGCTTCTAGGACCATCTCATTGGTGGCATTGACCTCATTCAACATGACGATTAGCAAGAACAGATCGGTCGGAGAGGTTGTGGCTGCGCGCGCAGCGAAGGGAGCACGGAGCGGTGGGTGGGGAGGCGGGCGTCGGGTGGACGGGAACAAAAAGAAGAGATTCCGGTTGTCTCGCTATCTGAATCTCTCCGCGTCGCGCTTGCGCGCGATCACATCTTTTGGAGTTGCTCGTCCATGCCTCGCTTTGTAGGCGTCGTGCAACTCCTGGGAGTACCGTGAAATCACGCTTTTCGAGGTTGGGCACACTCGACTTGCCGCCTCTGCCACCTCTGCTTGGGTCACGGTCTTTTCGTCGGTTAGCTTATCCGCCGCGTACAAAGTCGCCCCGGCCATGGCTACTCGTGACGTCCCCGGCCCGACTGGCTCGACGTCCGCCACACCGAGGAGATACCGCCCAACCCGTGCGAACTCCAACACCGTCTGCACGTCCAGTCCGTCGAACTCAGCCAGTACCGCGTCCAGGGCCTCGCCCTGCACTGGCGGGTACGCCTCCACGAGTTCACATTCGATCCGGATCTTCCGGGCTGCGGCGCACGCTCGCTCGTGCGTCGATTTCGCGTACTTCGCCACGACCTCTGTCTCCCGAGGGAATCCCCGCCGTTGGGCCGCCAACAAGACTGCGCCTGCCGCGAGTGACTCCCAGGCCATCCGTCCACCCGGCAGCCTGTTCTCAGCCGCTTGCTTGACCAGTAGGCCCGCATCCGCCGACACGTACGTTGGGAGGCCCACGTTCTCACCGATGCTTTGCACATCCCGAAGTGCCTCGTTCAGTCGCCTGTCTCGCGCCTCCATGCGCTTGTCCAGTCGTCGCATCCGCCCGAGTCGTCGTTTCTTCTCCGCCGAGAGTGGCCGACCACGGCCATCTTTTCCGAGGTTGAATCGTGATCCAAGTCCGTGATTCACTCGAAACACTGTCGTCGGCTCAACCGCCCATTCCACGGGACCGCCACGCCGCCGTGGCCCGTGCGCGCTCGGCGACACGCCCTGGTCGATGTTGTCCGTCCGAACCACTAGTCCACAGTCTCCACACACCGTCTCGATGCCTCTCGCGATGAGTCGCCCATCGCACTCCGGGCATTCACTCGTCTTACTCTGCTGGCTGTACGAACCTTCTTTACCGAAGCTGTTGCTAGTACTCATTGGAGTGCTAAGCTCCTAAAGGCGCGCTCCACCGCGTCTTCTCCGAGACTCACCTCCACGTGAGTCACATCTCTACATCGGCCAACCCCTCGTCTGCTACGTTCTCGCTCGCGCCTTCAGTGCGGTCTGGGCGCGAGCGAGAACGCCAGGTGAGAGTACACAAACAAGCACGCGCGCCGACCCGCCCGCCGCGAGCGACCAGCACGCAAGCCGGTTTCGCGTCCGTCGACCACCGGAAGACGCAACCGAAACTGCGCTTGGTGCTGGCGTCGAAACCACACGCCCGGACCGGCCCCGTGGGCCGCATGCCCGGACTGGTCGGTCGCGAGCGACGCGGCAGTCGGAAGCGGCGAGCGGGCGTGCCGGAGCGAGTAATTGATTTAGAGGGGCGTGATGCTCGCTGACCCAGCCGCCGTCCTGGTGGACTGAGAAAGAGCGAGGCCGCCTCAGTCGCCCCCGACCCGTAAGCACCGTAAGGACGAGGAGCGCAACGTGGGTCGTGGGATGCTGAGCGACCGAGGGCTTTCATCGCCGATCAACTTCTGTTCGATGAGTCGAGAATGGCTGTCGACTTAGTGAGTACGAGTTTAACCAACAAGTGCGACCGTTAGCCTGCAGTTGTTGGTTAACAGCTCGGTGCTTGTGGTTTCTTCAGGCGCACCTATCGAGTACTCAGGCCCGCGAAATTCGAGGGTGAAGGTCGATGGTACTACTCTAACAGGGTTGATAGCTCGGGGCTGACACGTATGGTAGGACGTGCAACTATCGCTCAATTCAGAGCGTCTACTGAACAGGATGAATCGGCGGTATACTGTTAAGTAGGACGGTCGTGTAAGAACATCGAGACAGAACAGATGTTGAGGGAACTCTCGGAGGGCGTCACCTTTCGGATACTCATAGCCATCGGGCTACTTATTGCAGTCGTCGGGTCTGCACTTCCTGACCTTCGTCACGGCCCCGCGAACATTTGGGAGCTTGTGGTCGATGTTGGAGCAATCATCGGCCTTGTGCTTATCCTGTTCTCGCTTTGGCCGCCCGGATATACGTCTCTCACTCGAATTTGGGAGAGATATCATCCGTATTTCGCAGTGGGCTTCGCCGTGTTCTTCCTTTCGTGGACGCTCTATTTACTCTCAACAGGGATAGACGACCTGAATATGTTCATCTTGGTTCTGGTCGTCGGACTGGTATACCTCATCGCATTCGTCCGATGGTATTCTTCAAAAGATACCGCCCCTTCAACGTAGAACGGTATCGGAATTGTCATCAAGAACTCCACTATTGACCGGTAAAACACGCGATAAGTTCGCATAGTACCGAGCAACCCTTACCACGGCACCGCGACCGCGCCAACGTCTACGAGTAATTGGACGTTCCCCCAGAAGAGCAGCCAGTTTGCGACGACCGCCGCGACGACGAACAGTAGGCGGTAGGGTTTCGGGAACGCTCGCCAGACGGCCGCGACGAGGCCGAGCATAACGAGTTTCTTCGGGAGGAGGCCCCACGGCCCGACTGTTTCGATTACCCACCGCG
The sequence above is a segment of the Halorussus halophilus genome. Coding sequences within it:
- a CDS encoding tyrosine-type recombinase/integrase, giving the protein MSLEPIDAGTALELYLADKENELSDASLKGHKYRLGHFVRWYNEVEDIENLNTLNGRQLHRYRLWRRDDGNLNKASEKTQMDTLRVFIRWLESIDGVEQYLSQKVLSPSIIPDENSRDVMLESDRASEILAHLEKYEYASIEHVAIALMWHTMMRVGGVHALDVDDYDPDDQCVKVRHRPESGTPIKNQGKGERMVALSDQLCDVLDDWLAERRPSVTDEYGREPLLASREGRTSKTTLREYVYRWTRPCTHSAECPHDREIGECSALERDTAYRCPSSVSPHAIRRGSITHPLNSEMPDKVVSDRANVSQRVIEQHYDRRTEREKMEQRREYLDNI
- a CDS encoding transcription initiation factor IIB family protein, with translation MSTSNSFGKEGSYSQQSKTSECPECDGRLIARGIETVCGDCGLVVRTDNIDQGVSPSAHGPRRRGGPVEWAVEPTTVFRVNHGLGSRFNLGKDGRGRPLSAEKKRRLGRMRRLDKRMEARDRRLNEALRDVQSIGENVGLPTYVSADAGLLVKQAAENRLPGGRMAWESLAAGAVLLAAQRRGFPRETEVVAKYAKSTHERACAAARKIRIECELVEAYPPVQGEALDAVLAEFDGLDVQTVLEFARVGRYLLGVADVEPVGPGTSRVAMAGATLYAADKLTDEKTVTQAEVAEAASRVCPTSKSVISRYSQELHDAYKARHGRATPKDVIARKRDAERFR